The following DNA comes from Myxococcales bacterium.
TCCGCCGGCCTCGCCGGTAGTTCAAGTGGGTTTTCGCCGCTCATGCCGATCGCGATCTGAGCGTCGCAAGACTGCTCGAGTCGAGCCTGGAGCGACGCTGAGGTGCAAATCGACGTTGACTCAGGCCGGGCAATCCCACTTGTTGTTCGAGCCGGTCCAGCGACAGTGACAGTACTTGGTGCCGTAGGTGCAGGTCGCGTTCTGGTCGTAGCACTGCGATTCGTCACCGGGCTTCGTGCCGGGGCAGGTCAGGCACTGCCAGTCTTTCTGATAGTCACAACCGCAGGCCGTCGAGGCGTAGTTGCAGGCCTGGCCGCTCGCCGGACAATTGTTGCCGTCGTTCGGCGCGGTGGCCGGGCAAGCGTTGCAGTGCCACGTTCCGCCCCAGCAAGCGCACTGGTCGCCGCCGTATTTGCACTCGGCGATCACTTCGGTGCACGCGCCGCTCGGCTTGTTCTTCGGGCAGAGGACTCCGATGGTGCCGCCGGTGCCGCCGGTGCCGCCGGACGCGCCGCCGGTGCCGCCGGACGCGCCGCCGGTGCCGCCGGACGCGCCGCCGGTGCCGCCGGACGCGCCGCCGGTGCCGCCGGACGCGCCGCCTGCTCCGCCGGACGCGCCGCCCGCTCCGCCGGACGCGCCGCCCGCTCCGCCGGACGCGCCACCCGCTCCACCGGAGGGTGTCGTGCCTCCGCCGCCCGCCGCTCCGCCTGCCTGCGTGCCCCCGACGCCTCCTGCTCCGCCGGGGGGCGCGCCCGCGGTTCCGCCGGCGCCCGCGAGCGCACCGCCGCTTCCTCCGCTCGCTCCGCCGGCGCCACCGCTCGCGCTCGTACCGCCCCCACCGCTCGTGCTCGTGCCGCCGCTCGCGGTGCCGCCAGTCGCCGGTTTGCCGCCGGTCGCCGAAGCGCCGCCCTCTTCTTCGACGCCGCACGCCGCGAGCCAGCCCAACGCTCCCAGCCCCAAGACCCACCAGGTGACCGATCGACGCATGCCTCAAATTAACAGGTTGGAGCACACGGCGCTACGCACGCGCGTCAGTTGCCCAGATCGGAGCAACAGCGATAGCCGGTCTCGGTGCCGTGGTACCAAGCGTCGTGCCCGTATTGTGCGGCGCGGCAGTGGTTGCGACTCGGCTGCCAGTACGCGCCCTTCAACGCCAGGTGTGTGGGACCGGGGCCGTCGCGGGCCACCACCTCTTCGAGGTTTCCGCTCAGGTCACGCACGCCAGACGGGCTCACGCAGCGTGGGTGTGCGCCGGCGGCCGCGCGTTTGTCGCGCAGCTTTCCCGCATCGTCGACCAGGTCACCGTGGTCCGTGTTGCACGCGCTGGCGTCCCGCTCGAACCCGTACGGGTAGGGTGACATCTGCTCGCCCTCGCAGGCGAAGTTCCACTCACTCTCGCGACACACGCGTTTGCCCTCGCGCGCGCAGCTCTTTTCCGCGCTGCGCAAGCTCACGTCGTTGTCCGGCAGACTCGCGCCGGCGGTCACGTGTTCGTCGCGGTCGATGCAGAAGCGGAGGGGAGTGCGCTGGGGCGAGAGGCATCGGCTGGGTGCGTACACCGCGCAACGGTAGGTGCCGAAGCGGGCCTTGGGTGAGTCCAGATAACGCAGACAGCGCTGCTCGACCTCCGGGCAGTAGCTGCCCTCGACCCGCTGCATCTCGGGTGGGCAGCTTGCGCCTGCGGTTGGGGAGCCCGGAGGTGCGCTCGACGCGCCGCTGCGGGTGAAGATCGGGGCGCGCTCGAGCGGCGCCGAAGGCGGGTCCGCCTCCGCCTCGAGCGGGGCCTCGAGCTCGGGCGACGAGTGGGACGGTGGTGCCGACGCCCCGAGCTCCGCGCTCGCCAACGACAGAGCCACCACGGAAAGAACGGCGGACCAGGGAGCGAGCGCGCGAAGAACGGGCAGCATGCTCCAGGCTCGCCTTTCAAGGAACGTTCCACACGCCGCTCCGCCGCAAGGGCACGGATCTAGGTCGCGCTCATGGGGGTGGCGAGACAGGTTGGCAGCAGCGGCTGAGGGTGTTTGCCATCATGCCGTGGGCCCGAGGACACAGGACCGCACGCAAACCGGAGCCGGGGCAGCGGGGCGGGGCGCTCGAGGTACGCCTCAGCCTGGGCTCACCGGCGCCGGCACGGGCGTCGATTCGGGCGGGGAATAACCCGGCAGAAACTGGATGGGGGGCGGCTCGTTCTCGACCAGGTACTCGAAGCGCGCGCGGAAGTCTTCCAGCGACATGTTGGCGGTCGCGGCGAGTTTTGCGAGCTCGTGCGCGTCCAGGAAGTCGTCCCGCCGCAGGCGCAGCATGTACCGCCGCGCGATGCGATAGTGCTCCGTCGTGATGTCGACCATTCGCACCTTCATGCGCTGAGTCTCCGGATCGATCATCTTGGCCAGGGCGAGAGGTCGGAACACCCCGCGATGGATCGTGACCAGGGCGTCCGTACCCCCTTCGAGCAGGTACTCCGCCGCACAGTGCCCGAGGTCACGCGTGTACTCCATGTCGTACGGGATGGGGTCGGTGCAACGCAGCTCGTAGCCGATGTTCTTCGCCACGATGGTCGACTTGATCCCGTACTCCCGCAGGCGCGCCACGACGCGCGTTTTCAGGATCTCGCCGAAGTTGATCTCCGCGATGCGGAGGTTGTCGTGAGCGTCGCGCTCGACCTCGGTCAGACCGCGCAGGTCGTCGGGGTGTAGTTGCTCGACCAACCCTTCGGCCAGGACCGCGGTGCCGTCGCTGCGCCCGTAGGAGAGCCGCTTGATGATGGCTCCGGCCAGGGTGTCGACGATGGTGTCGAGACGGATCTTCGGCCCCTGGAACTCTTCCGGGATCAAGGTCAGCGTGGCGCCGGCCGCCTTGCCGATGCCGAGGGCGAGGTGCCCGGCCTTGCGACCCATGGTGATGATGAAGTACCAGCGGCTGGTCGTGTAGGCGTCGACCTGCAGGTCCTTGACGATGCCGACGCCAACATGGCGAGCCGTCTGGAAGCCGAACGTCGGGAGGTTCTCCGGCAGGTCCAGGTCGTTGTCGATGGTCTTGGGCACGTGGGCGACGGCGATCCTCCCCTGAGCTTGCTGGCTCAGCTTGAGCGCCGTGTACGCGGTGTCGTCCCCGCCGATCGTGACCAGGCGGTCGACGTTCATCCGCAGCAGGGAGATCACGGTATTCTCCAGCAGCTTCTGCTCTTTGGTCGGATTGGTCCTGGAGATCCCGATGATGCTGCCGCCGCGGAAGTGAATGCGGCTGACCTTCTCGACGGTGAGCGGCGTCACGTGCTCGATTTCACCTTGCATCAGCCACTTGAAGCCGTCGCGGATCCCGATCACCGGGACCCCCGCGAGGCACGCGCGGATGGTGGCGGCACCGATCACACTGTTGATTCCAGGCGCCGGTCCCCCTCCGACGCAGATGGCCATGGCGTAGGGTCTAGTCACGGAACGGAACATTCCCCGAATCGGGGCGGTCGAGAAGGATGAAATGGAGTCGCGCGACTCCCCGCGGGATTTCCCGGGTTCTTCGGCTGTGACAAACTGCGTCCGCCCATCACGCCCGGGTGTGGGGTGGGCGGCCGTCGGCATGGTATGAGCCAGGGCACGGATGAAGATCGTCCACGCCGCCGATCTGCACCTCGACAGCGCGCTCTTGGGGCTCGAGCGCTACGAAGGGGCACCGCTGCACCGCATCCGCGGGGCTACCCGGGTCGCGTTCCAGAACCTGGTGGCGCTGGCGCTGGACGAAGAAGCGTCGTTGGTGCTGCTCGCCGGCGATCTCTTCGACGGCGACTGGAAGGACTACTCCACAGCGCTGTTCTTCCGCTCGCAGCTGCTCACCCTCGACCGCGCGAACGTGGACGTGGTGTGGATCCGCGGCAACCA
Coding sequences within:
- a CDS encoding SUMF1/EgtB/PvdO family nonheme iron enzyme codes for the protein MLPVLRALAPWSAVLSVVALSLASAELGASAPPSHSSPELEAPLEAEADPPSAPLERAPIFTRSGASSAPPGSPTAGASCPPEMQRVEGSYCPEVEQRCLRYLDSPKARFGTYRCAVYAPSRCLSPQRTPLRFCIDRDEHVTAGASLPDNDVSLRSAEKSCAREGKRVCRESEWNFACEGEQMSPYPYGFERDASACNTDHGDLVDDAGKLRDKRAAAGAHPRCVSPSGVRDLSGNLEEVVARDGPGPTHLALKGAYWQPSRNHCRAAQYGHDAWYHGTETGYRCCSDLGN
- a CDS encoding 6-phosphofructokinase, with amino-acid sequence MAICVGGGPAPGINSVIGAATIRACLAGVPVIGIRDGFKWLMQGEIEHVTPLTVEKVSRIHFRGGSIIGISRTNPTKEQKLLENTVISLLRMNVDRLVTIGGDDTAYTALKLSQQAQGRIAVAHVPKTIDNDLDLPENLPTFGFQTARHVGVGIVKDLQVDAYTTSRWYFIITMGRKAGHLALGIGKAAGATLTLIPEEFQGPKIRLDTIVDTLAGAIIKRLSYGRSDGTAVLAEGLVEQLHPDDLRGLTEVERDAHDNLRIAEINFGEILKTRVVARLREYGIKSTIVAKNIGYELRCTDPIPYDMEYTRDLGHCAAEYLLEGGTDALVTIHRGVFRPLALAKMIDPETQRMKVRMVDITTEHYRIARRYMLRLRRDDFLDAHELAKLAATANMSLEDFRARFEYLVENEPPPIQFLPGYSPPESTPVPAPVSPG